The following proteins come from a genomic window of Tepidiforma thermophila:
- a CDS encoding glycosyltransferase family 2 protein, which produces MLRLAARALRDDRGVLAYLAGVCANAAWNLRNTPVLADGSRPERWRPAVAVLVPARNEERGIERCVRSLLAQEWEALRVIVIDDGSTDGTADVLARIQQEDGRLTVLRGSPLPDGWLGKPWACAQLAEAAADAELLVFADADTWHGPGMLAAVAAVMERQRLDMLSVVPRQELGGMWERWTVPIIPWALMTHLSPAAAQRFGLALAAGAVGQVLAFRREAYERLGGHRAVRGEAAEDVAFARGATRMGLRWRVASGREVSACRMYQGRSEALAGLEKNLFPAMGGRTVPYVLAWTWLLRAFTWPALALVSGGLAGRRRATAAAGAELILGAATWLAVARKFGLPLRLAAEGPVVVAAGAFAAARSLAAWRTGRAAWKGRRLAG; this is translated from the coding sequence GGCGCTGCGGGACGACCGCGGGGTGCTGGCGTATCTCGCCGGGGTGTGTGCGAACGCGGCCTGGAATTTGCGGAACACGCCAGTGCTTGCCGATGGGAGCCGCCCGGAGCGGTGGCGACCGGCGGTTGCGGTGCTGGTGCCGGCTCGCAACGAGGAACGTGGGATCGAGCGGTGCGTTCGCTCGCTGCTGGCGCAGGAGTGGGAGGCGCTGCGCGTGATCGTTATCGACGACGGGTCGACCGACGGAACGGCGGACGTCCTCGCGCGGATCCAGCAGGAGGACGGACGGCTGACCGTGCTTCGCGGGAGCCCGCTGCCCGACGGGTGGCTGGGGAAACCGTGGGCCTGCGCCCAGCTGGCAGAGGCCGCAGCCGATGCGGAGCTGCTCGTCTTCGCGGACGCGGACACGTGGCACGGGCCGGGCATGCTCGCAGCAGTCGCGGCGGTGATGGAGCGGCAGCGGCTGGACATGCTTTCGGTGGTGCCGCGGCAGGAGCTGGGCGGGATGTGGGAGCGGTGGACGGTGCCTATCATCCCGTGGGCGCTGATGACCCACCTCTCGCCGGCTGCAGCGCAGCGGTTCGGGCTGGCACTGGCGGCGGGGGCGGTCGGGCAGGTGCTCGCGTTTCGGCGGGAGGCGTACGAGCGGCTTGGCGGCCACAGGGCTGTCCGGGGCGAGGCGGCCGAGGACGTCGCGTTCGCACGGGGCGCAACGCGGATGGGTCTGCGCTGGCGGGTGGCGTCGGGCCGCGAGGTGAGCGCGTGCCGGATGTACCAGGGCCGGAGCGAGGCGCTGGCGGGACTGGAGAAGAACCTGTTCCCGGCGATGGGCGGGCGGACGGTGCCCTACGTGCTGGCCTGGACCTGGCTGCTGCGAGCGTTCACCTGGCCGGCGCTCGCACTGGTTAGCGGCGGATTGGCCGGGCGGAGACGGGCCACAGCGGCGGCGGGCGCCGAGCTCATCCTCGGGGCGGCCACGTGGCTGGCCGTCGCGCGGAAGTTCGGGCTGCCGCTGCGGCTGGCGGCCGAGGGACCGGTGGTCGTGGCTGCGGGAGCGTTTGCAGCCGCGCGGTCGCTGGCGGCGTGGCGTACGGGCAGGGCGGCGTGGAAGGGGCGGCGGCTGGCGGGGTAG
- a CDS encoding class F sortase: MVPRAACAAAFVLLTALTAGVHPPAWPATAEPPDAPPFAAALRYIGRDPLTGLPDRVDDRFIAAVERAVERYGKDAGEPVPPPPPGPVDIATLAIPAIGIDSAPVRRFGLDAYGRLDVPQDIVTVGWNPAYTALPGTGGSTFFAAHFEYLGRPGVFARLTALRPGDRVEVTLTDGSIHAYRVVSVVDYPLAAIDMGAILRGLEGRESVVLMTCSGPANEGEYAFRTVVLAERTD, from the coding sequence GTGGTGCCCCGGGCCGCGTGCGCTGCTGCCTTCGTCCTCTTGACGGCGCTCACTGCCGGCGTGCACCCTCCCGCCTGGCCCGCAACGGCTGAACCTCCAGATGCGCCCCCCTTCGCAGCCGCGCTGCGTTACATCGGCCGCGATCCCCTCACCGGCCTTCCCGACCGGGTCGATGACCGGTTCATCGCCGCTGTTGAGCGCGCCGTCGAACGCTACGGCAAAGATGCCGGCGAGCCGGTCCCGCCCCCGCCGCCCGGCCCGGTCGATATCGCAACGCTCGCCATCCCGGCCATCGGCATCGACAGCGCTCCCGTCCGCCGCTTCGGCCTCGATGCCTACGGCCGGCTCGATGTCCCCCAGGACATCGTCACCGTCGGCTGGAACCCGGCGTACACCGCTCTGCCCGGCACCGGCGGCAGCACCTTCTTCGCTGCACACTTCGAATACCTTGGCCGCCCCGGGGTCTTCGCCCGCCTCACCGCGCTCCGCCCCGGCGACCGCGTCGAGGTCACCCTCACCGACGGCTCGATTCACGCCTACCGCGTCGTCTCCGTCGTAGACTACCCCCTCGCTGCCATCGATATGGGCGCCATCCTCCGCGGCCTCGAGGGCCGCGAGAGCGTTGTCCTCATGACCTGCAGCGGCCCGGCGAACGAAGGCGAGTACGCCTTCCGCACGGTCGTCCTCGCCGAACGGACCGACTGA